GCGCCATCGGGTGCCCTGGCGTTCTGTTTTGATCGCAGCGACAACGCGCTGTACCTGCTCAATGAAGACAGCCGCAACATCTGGATCACCCCGGAGAACTATCAGGAAATTGCCGTAGTATTCGGCCCGGATTTTGTTCGCCAGCACGGCCTGGATGTGACGAAACTCGAAGGTTTGTTCATGGCGCCGCTCAATGGTGGGCAGAATGCGCTGTTCAGTCGCTGGTTAAGCTCAACTCTCACGAAGTTGACGCAAGCTATTGATTTACCTAGTAAAGAATCGCTAGCCCAGCAATTACTTGAAGATTGTTTGTTCATCCTCGATAACGCGCGTGTCGATCTTGACCGTGGCGGTTTGCAGCGGCGTACCGAAGAGCGAATGATCATGAAGCGGGTAGGTGAGTGGGCTGCCGACTCGCCGGAAGAGACGCTGAATTTGCTGGAGCTTTCGCACATCGCCGGGGTGCCATTGCGGCAACTGCAACAGGCGTTCAAGGCCTATACCGGGATGACGCCAAGCCACTGGTTGCGCCTGCGCCGTTTGAACAGCGCACACCGTGAATTGCTTAAACGCAGGCCGGCGGAAACCACGGTTGCTGAAGTGGCCATGCACTGGTCGTTCTGGCATCTGGGGCGGTTTTCCAGCAGTTATCAGGCACTGTTCAAAGAGCTGCCGAGCGAGACCCTCAAGCGCTCGCGAACAGCGTAGCGAAGAAAAAGCCCTTTGTGTCCCACGCGAAGTTAAATAGAATCAGTCTCATTTGAATCTAACTTCGCGCAGGGTCTCCTGGATGATTGAAGCAGCGCCGGCCTCGGAGCAGAACCTGCACGACTTGTACCGCGAGCATCGCGGCTGGCTGGAAACCTGGCTGCGGCGGCGCATGGGCAATGCCTGGGATGCGGCGGATCTGAGCCAGGACACCTTTATGCGCGTGCTGTGCAGCGCTCAACCCATTGCCGATATGCGCGAGCCGCGGGCTTATTTGCTGACCGTGGGCAAACGCTTGCTGAGCAATTTCTATACGCGCCGCAGCCTGGAAAAAGCCTATCTGCAAGCCTTGGCGCAATTGCCCGAGGAGAGCGTGCCGTCGCCAGAGCAGCGCTGGTTGTTGCTGGAAACCCTGCAAGCGCTGGATGAATTGCTCGATGGGTTGCCCCGAGCAGTGCGCCGGGCGTTTTTGTGGAGTCAGCTCGAAGGCCTCGGCTACCGCGAGATCGCTGAGCGTTTGCAGGTGTCTGAGCGAACAATAAAGCGTTATATGGCGCAGGCTTACGAGCATTGTTTGATGTTGGATCTATGATCCGCGTTGCGCCCGATACAGAAGCGCGCGAAGTCGCACGCGCCGCCGCGCAATGGCTGGCGCTGCTTGAATCTGGCGAAGCGACGAATGACGATCACGCGCGCCTGCAAAACTGGCGCAGCAGCGATAGCCGCCATGAAAACGCTTGGCAGAAGATCCAGTTGTTGCGCCAACGGTTCAACAATCTACCGTCGGCATTGGCCATGGCCACGCTGGATCGCCCGGATCAGGCGCGCCGGGCAGCGCTGAAGCGCGCGCTCGGTCTGGCAGCGTTGGTGCCGGCAGCCTGGCTGATCAGTCGACAATTGCCGCTGGACGTCTGGCGCGCCGATCTGCACACCAGTACCGGTGAACATAAACGTTTGCCTCTGGCGGATGGCAGTGCTCTGCAACTGAACACCAACAGTGCGGTCAACGTGGATCTTGCTGACCGTCAGTTGAAGCTGGTGCGCGGCGAAATGGCGCTCAACGTTCCCGGCAGCTCAGCATTGGTGATTGAAGCCCAGTACGGTCGGATCAACGTCAGCCGCAGTGAGGTCTGTGTGCGACTCAACGAGCGTGATTGCACAGTCTCTGTCGTCAGCGGCTCGGTGCAGTTGCAGCCACTGCACGGGCCGGCGCTGATCTTGAATCAGGGCCAACAAGTCAGTCTGCAAGCGTCTGGCGCCGGGCCTGTTACAGCATTCGACGTCTTGATGCCGGGCTGGCGCGAGGGTGTATTGATGGCGCAGAACCAACCGCTGGGGGACTTTCTGCGCGAGTTGAGCCGTTATCGTTCAGGTCTGCTGCGCTGGGATCCTGCGCTTGAGGCGCTGCGCGTCACGGGTAGTTTCCGTCTCGACAATACCGACCAGGTGCTTTCACTGCTGGCGGCGAGCCTGCCGATCGAAGTGCAGACACGCACCCGTTTCTGGGTTTCTCTCATGCCTCAGAAAAAAATTGGCTGAAGCCTGTCCCTTTTTTTCGCCTCGCTGGTCATTCCGGGCAAGTGAACAAAATCGAGAGCTTTTTCCAATGCCCGCAGTCTTCCCAAGCCGTTTGCGTCCGTTGTTGCAGTTGAGCCTCCTGCTGAGCCTGAGTGCCGGCCCCTTGATGATCCAGTCCAGTTGGGCCGATGATTCTTCACGACGCAGTTATCAGGTGCCCGCTGGCAGTCTGAGTTCAGCACTGACAAGATTTGCCGGTTTGGCCGGGGTCAATCTGTCGGTGGATCCGGCATTGGTCAGCGGCCAGAGCAGCAAAGGTTTGACCGGTGAATATGGCGTGGAGGAGGGCTTCACTCAGTTGTTGCTGGGCTCTGGTTTGCAGCTGCAACCGGTGGGCGAGCATGCCTACACGCTGATTCCGGTGGCGGAGGGCGGTAGCCTGCAACTGGCACCGACCTCGATTCTCGGCGCCACCGATTCTTCGGGGGCCGACGTATTTGCCGGCGGCCAGGTCGCACGTCGAGGTTCGCAAGGGCTATTGGGGTCTAAAGACTTCATGGAAACCCCGTTCAGCATGACCACTTACACCAGCGAGACGGTCAAGAATCAACAGGCCCGAACGCTCGGTGACCTGATCGCTACCGATCCTTCAGTGCGCGCGACCAACCCGGCGGGCGGGCGCTATGAACAATTCACCATCCGTGGCTTCAGCCTGTTCAACAGTGATGTTGCCTACAACGGACTTTATGGCGTGCTGCCGACGTATACGATCGACATGGAAATGGCCGATCGCGTCGACATCCTCAAAGGCCCGAGCCAACTCATCAACGGCATTTCACCGCGGGGCAGTGTAGGAGGGGGGATCAACATGGTGCCCAAACGCGCGACGGACCAGCCCATCACCTCGCTGACAGCCAATTACGCCTCGAACAACCAGGTCGGTGGCGCCGTGGATGTCGGGCGGCGTTTTGGTGAGGACAACCAGTTCGGCCTGCGCTTCAACGGTGTCAAACAGTCCGGTGATACCGAATGGGATCACCAGAGTGTCGACCGCGATATGGCGGTGCTGGGGCTGGACTTTCGCGGTGAGCGGCTGCGGCTTTCCACTGACGTGGGTCACACCGAGCGCGATACCGACGCACCGCAAGAGCGCGTGCAAGTCGCCGCTAATGCCAAGGTGCCGAACGCCAACGATGTGCGCGATAACTACGCGCAACCGTGGAGCCAGGCGCGGACCAAAGACACCTTCGGCACGCTCAACGCTGAGTTTGATGTCAGTGATTCGGTGATGATGTACGGCGGCGTCGGTGCCCGCAAAAGCAATCACGAATTCCTGCGGCATGCGGTTTCCGTGACCAACGATGCCGGCGATTTCAGCGTTCAACCGCGGGATTTCACCCGCGACGAGAATGTGCGCACCGCCACGGCAGGCGTGCGCAACTGGTTCCACACGGGGCCGGTGAGTCACGAAGTCAACCTGGCAGCCAGCTACTTTTATATGGATTTTGAAAACGGCGGCGCCCGTTATGCGGCGGGTCGCAGCAACCTGTATGACCCGGTGGAAATCGCAAAACCCGGCACGCCAACGCGGCAAGACGCCAAGGTCTACACCGAAAACCGTTTCAGTGGCGTCGCGCTGTCTGACACCTTGGGCTTTTTCGATGATCGCCTTTTGCTGACCCTCGGTGCTCGGTGGCAGCGAGTGAAGGTCGATGACTGGAGCGATGATGTAAAGGGCGACACGGCCTATGACGAAGAAAAGGTATCGCCATCGGGAGGCATTCTGTTCAAGGCGACGGACAAGTTGTCCCTGTACGCCAACTACATGGAAGGCCTGAGCCAGGGCAAGATCGCGCCTTCGACGTCGGTGAACGAGGACGAAATCTTTCCGCCATTCATTAGCCGTCAGGTTGAGGTCGGCGCCAAGTACGACGCCGGTGCGTATGCGTTGACGGCGGCAGTGTTCCGCATCAAGCAACCTGCGTATGAAACCAATGCGACGACGCGGGTGTTCGGCCCGAACGGCAAGCGGGAGAACAATGGTGTGGAATTCAGCTTGTTCGGTGAGCCGTTGAAAGGGCTGCGCTTGCTCGGAGGCGTGATGTATATCGACAGTGAGTTGACGCATACCACCAACGGCACGTTCGATGGCAATCGCGCGCCGGCGACGCCCAAGTACAACGTCAACCTCGGCGCGGAATGGGACGTGCCGAACGTGCAGGGGCTGACGCTGACAGGACGCGGCATCTACTCCAGTTCGCAGTATCTGGATCAGTCGAACGAGAAGGAGATCGACTCCTGGGAGCGGTTTGACGTAGGCACACGTTATGCGTTTAAAGTTGACGATAAGACCATCACTTTGCGCGCCAATGTGGAAAACGTACTGGATAAACGCTTTTGGAGTTCGGCCGGGGCTTCGGATGACAGCGAGCCGGGATTGACGCTTTCGACACCAAGAACTTATCTGCTTTCGGCTACAGTGGATTTCTAGAGCAGGAGGGAATATCGGCGATAATCGTCGATATTCATTTAACTACACTAAATGAGCGTTTAGTTGAGCTAACAAAAAAATCCTCTAAATCAACGGAGCAGGCCATGACTCAGCACAAACCAAACGCACAAGATCTGATTTCTGCGCTGAATCTGGAGCCACACGTTGAAGGAGGCTATTTTCGCAGGACCTATCAAGCCGACCATCGAGATCTCCTGCAAACCGATAACGGGCCACGCTACCTGATGACGTCGATTTACTATCTGCTGACCGAGCAATCGCCCGTGGGCCAGTTTCATTTCAACCAGTCCGACATCCTGCATTATTTCCATTCAGGCGACGCCATCGAGTACAGCCTGATTCTGGCGGACGGCTCATTGCAGACGCTGGTGATGGGCAGCGATGTTTTGGCAGAACAACATTTGCAATTGCACGTACCGGGCGGAATCTGGAAAGCTTCGCGACTACTAGAAGGATCGAACGGATTTGGCTTGATCAGCGAAGCCGTTTCACCAGGATTTGATTTCGCCGATATGCAGATGGGGAACAGACTGAAACTCACGGCACAATTTCCACAGCATCGCGCGTTGATCGAAAAGCTGACGAGGGATCAGGATTGAGAGTGGCAGATTTCAAGAGCTGCCAAGGCTTAAAGGAAAGCGGCTTCAGAGTGAGTACTGGAGATTCATGCTGTGTGTGTCGGTGCTAATCCTGAAACACTTTGTTACGTGTAATGTATATTATGTTAAATAAGGTGCTATGTCAGGGTGGAACTTTCTATACTTGTGCTTGAGGTCACGCGCCACCACTTTCCGATTTTTGCAGACGTTCAGGCTCTTCTCGTTGGACGTCCTTCCTGACTTCGGTCCCTGATGTATGCAAGAAACTTTTGCCCCGTCTGTACAAGAACTCCAGCCAGATATACAGATATCGCTTTTGAGGCGTTCAAGCACGCCTCATCGATACAGCCGAGCGTTTAACTGATGTCATTCGTTTGCGGCGGTAACAACCAATGTCGTTCGGTGGTCCATCCGAGAAAAACCTGAACCCCCTCACTTTTCCGGCGGTTCAGGGTCAACGGGAGCCCGGAAGCTGCCACACGCAACCCCATAATTGCCGGTAGAAATCTCTCTCGGAATGCAATGGGTTGAGCCGCGAAATGAGCTTCGATGCTATCGATTGCGCAACGCCTCTCGGCGTCATCCTGCATGGATAAATAAAACACCATCTGGCGCCAGGCATAAGCGGTATTTTTGAGCATCACCAAGCTAGAGTGATAGAGCTTGATTTTCATCTGCTGCCGCATGCATATCCATTGGAAGCACTGCTGAGCAAGTGAGCCCAAGCGATGATGTAGCAGCGCTTTCAAACCGAGATCACCAAATAGAAGCGAAAGGTTTTGCGTCGTCAAAATCTGTTGTTGCTCGATGATCCTGCCGTTGGTTGCTGAATGCCATCCACCCAAGGTTGCATTAGCCCGCTGTGCGCACAGGTTCGCCAATGCATCACTGGTTTCCAAGTCACGCTGGAAATAGTTTCTGCTCTTTGATTTCGGCTTATCGGGAAGGATCGCCAGTTGGTTCGTGTCGATGTCGTAATAATGGGCGTAAAGGGTGCCATCTATCAACGAGGCTGCTCGCCTGGCTGCTTCCACGAATTTATTCGAAAAGGTTCCCATGAAAATGTCCGCCGCGACCTCCTCCACAAAAGGAAGATCCAGCTTCGCCGTGACAGCAAGCGAACCAAACTCCTGAAGTAGCTTGTTCGGAAGGATTGCCTGAGGGAAAGCAGCGAGGGTTGTTGCCGAGGATTCGATCAAGGCTTGTCTGGCTCCCTCAACGGCGACAGTGTGTGCCTTTCGTTCACCTTCAACGGCCGCCACCCAAGGCAACTCACTGATTTTGACTTGGCTCTGTAGGTTGAGCAGCAGCAATGAACGGCGTCGCCGAAAAGCACGATACGTTGCGATAGACAACGTGCGCAGTGTCGTATCGCGAAATCCAGCACTGCAGATTTCGGCCGTCATCGCTGGCAGTACTCGCGCCACGGTATCCCCAGATGTGATCAATCCCTTGTCAATCAACTGACTGATGGATCCCTTTCGACAGCGCTCGAGGCGTCGGCGAACTGCTGGTGGAATGGCGACACCGGTTTTCAGCGAATGTGCCTTCGCCTCCTCATTGGTAATCGGTTCCAACAGGGACGAAAAATCAGAGATGCCTTCCGAGCTCGTATAGCTGGTCAGACGCTCAGAAACCGCCTTGGCGATCAGATGATGCTCGGGCGCGGCCACCTGATGGCGCTGTATGGCTCGGCTCTGTAGATGATCTTCGGATTCGGGATGACCATGTTTGCACACGAAATCATTGACGATCCGCCGAATACGTCCGACTTGACGCCCTGTCAGCGAGATTGGGTCACGGGAGCAGAGCCTTAGCAACGCGTACAACTCCCCTACCCGGCCCCTGAAAGGTTCAACGTTGAGGATGTCATTGCTACCGGAGGCATCGAACTGACTACTTAGCGCATTCGCCTGCTCAAGCCAGCCTTCAGGATATTGCCGACAAGGCCAATCATCCTGGTACGTTAAGAGGAAGAGCGAGATAGCTGCATCGTAGAAAGGCAACCGGGTCACGACCACATGTTTTTGCACCGCAAGACGC
The sequence above is drawn from the Pseudomonas sp. FP2196 genome and encodes:
- a CDS encoding helix-turn-helix domain-containing protein; amino-acid sequence: MTTCNPLQVQAFNTADVSEQIRATPGWVQHYQQMSPGHFAGQIRYLDLQGVEVYEEQMNTRVEQNFSAPSGALAFCFDRSDNALYLLNEDSRNIWITPENYQEIAVVFGPDFVRQHGLDVTKLEGLFMAPLNGGQNALFSRWLSSTLTKLTQAIDLPSKESLAQQLLEDCLFILDNARVDLDRGGLQRRTEERMIMKRVGEWAADSPEETLNLLELSHIAGVPLRQLQQAFKAYTGMTPSHWLRLRRLNSAHRELLKRRPAETTVAEVAMHWSFWHLGRFSSSYQALFKELPSETLKRSRTA
- a CDS encoding sigma-70 family RNA polymerase sigma factor, giving the protein MIEAAPASEQNLHDLYREHRGWLETWLRRRMGNAWDAADLSQDTFMRVLCSAQPIADMREPRAYLLTVGKRLLSNFYTRRSLEKAYLQALAQLPEESVPSPEQRWLLLETLQALDELLDGLPRAVRRAFLWSQLEGLGYREIAERLQVSERTIKRYMAQAYEHCLMLDL
- a CDS encoding FecR domain-containing protein, which gives rise to MIRVAPDTEAREVARAAAQWLALLESGEATNDDHARLQNWRSSDSRHENAWQKIQLLRQRFNNLPSALAMATLDRPDQARRAALKRALGLAALVPAAWLISRQLPLDVWRADLHTSTGEHKRLPLADGSALQLNTNSAVNVDLADRQLKLVRGEMALNVPGSSALVIEAQYGRINVSRSEVCVRLNERDCTVSVVSGSVQLQPLHGPALILNQGQQVSLQASGAGPVTAFDVLMPGWREGVLMAQNQPLGDFLRELSRYRSGLLRWDPALEALRVTGSFRLDNTDQVLSLLAASLPIEVQTRTRFWVSLMPQKKIG
- a CDS encoding TonB-dependent siderophore receptor, giving the protein MPAVFPSRLRPLLQLSLLLSLSAGPLMIQSSWADDSSRRSYQVPAGSLSSALTRFAGLAGVNLSVDPALVSGQSSKGLTGEYGVEEGFTQLLLGSGLQLQPVGEHAYTLIPVAEGGSLQLAPTSILGATDSSGADVFAGGQVARRGSQGLLGSKDFMETPFSMTTYTSETVKNQQARTLGDLIATDPSVRATNPAGGRYEQFTIRGFSLFNSDVAYNGLYGVLPTYTIDMEMADRVDILKGPSQLINGISPRGSVGGGINMVPKRATDQPITSLTANYASNNQVGGAVDVGRRFGEDNQFGLRFNGVKQSGDTEWDHQSVDRDMAVLGLDFRGERLRLSTDVGHTERDTDAPQERVQVAANAKVPNANDVRDNYAQPWSQARTKDTFGTLNAEFDVSDSVMMYGGVGARKSNHEFLRHAVSVTNDAGDFSVQPRDFTRDENVRTATAGVRNWFHTGPVSHEVNLAASYFYMDFENGGARYAAGRSNLYDPVEIAKPGTPTRQDAKVYTENRFSGVALSDTLGFFDDRLLLTLGARWQRVKVDDWSDDVKGDTAYDEEKVSPSGGILFKATDKLSLYANYMEGLSQGKIAPSTSVNEDEIFPPFISRQVEVGAKYDAGAYALTAAVFRIKQPAYETNATTRVFGPNGKRENNGVEFSLFGEPLKGLRLLGGVMYIDSELTHTTNGTFDGNRAPATPKYNVNLGAEWDVPNVQGLTLTGRGIYSSSQYLDQSNEKEIDSWERFDVGTRYAFKVDDKTITLRANVENVLDKRFWSSAGASDDSEPGLTLSTPRTYLLSATVDF
- a CDS encoding cupin domain-containing protein, encoding MTQHKPNAQDLISALNLEPHVEGGYFRRTYQADHRDLLQTDNGPRYLMTSIYYLLTEQSPVGQFHFNQSDILHYFHSGDAIEYSLILADGSLQTLVMGSDVLAEQHLQLHVPGGIWKASRLLEGSNGFGLISEAVSPGFDFADMQMGNRLKLTAQFPQHRALIEKLTRDQD